CGTCAAGGAAGAGGCGGAGAACCTCGACGAGATGACCAAGGCCGCGGATGACGCGCCCGTGGTCAAGCTGGTGAACCTCATCCTCATGGACGCCATCAAGAAGCGCGCGTCCGACATCCACATCGAACCGTACGAGAAGGACTTCCGCGTCCGCTTCCGGATCGACGGTGTGATGTACGAGGTCATGCGCCCGCCCATGAAGCTTCGCAACGCGATCACCTCGCGTCTGAAGATCATGGCCTCGCTGGACATCTCCGAGCGGCGCCTGCCGCAGGACGGCCGCATCAAGATCAAGATTGGCGGCGGCAAGGAGATGGACTTCCGCGTGAGCGTGTGCCCCACGCTCTTCGGCGAGAAGGTGGTTATGCGTCTGCTCGACAAGAGCAACCTCCAGCTGGACATGACCAAGCTGGGCTTCGACGCGCAGCCGCTGGCCTGGTTCAAGGAAGCCATCGACCGGCCCTACGGCATGGTGCTGGTGACGGGCCCCACGGGCTCCGGCAAGACGACGACGCTGTACTCCGCGCTCTCCAGCCTCAACGGCGTGGACACCAACATCTGCACCGCCGAGGACCCCGTCGAGTTCAACTTCGCCGGCATCAACCAGGTGCAGATGCACGAGGACATCGGCCTCAACTTCGCCGCCTCGCTGCGCTCCTTCCTTCGCCAGGACCCGGACATCATCATGATTGGTGAGATCCGTGACTTCGAGACGGCGGAAATCGGCGTCAAGGCGGCCCTCACCGGCCACCTCGTGCTCTCCACGCTGCACACCAACGACGCCCCGGGCACGGTGAGCCGTCTGCTCAACATGGGCATCGAGCCGTTCCTCGTGACGGCCTCGCTCAACCTCATCCTCGCCCAGCGTCTGGCGCGCCGCCTGTGCCCCGCCTGCAAGAAGCCGGCGGAGAACGTGGACGAGCAGGCCCTCATCGACGCCGGCGTGCCCCCGGACAAGATGGGCACCTTCACCATGTACGAGAAGGTCGGCTGCCGCGACTGCAATGACCGCGGCTACCGTGGCCGTGTCGCCATCTACGAGGTCATGCCCTTCTGGGACGGCCTCAAGGAGCTGGTCATCAACGGTGGCTCCGCCGCCGAGCTCAAGCAGGAGGCCATCCGCCTGGGCAT
The window above is part of the Pyxidicoccus xibeiensis genome. Proteins encoded here:
- the pilB gene encoding type IV-A pilus assembly ATPase PilB encodes the protein MSGRLGELLVRENLISVQQLRKAQEEQQKNGTRIGTALIKTGAIEESKLTDFLSKQYGVPAINLKDFDIDPEIIKLVPKEVAEKHLVIPVNRAGPSLIAAMCDPSNIFAVDDLKFLTGYNIETVVASEVSIREAIERYYAEKGPSLEDIVGDVGDDIETVKEEAENLDEMTKAADDAPVVKLVNLILMDAIKKRASDIHIEPYEKDFRVRFRIDGVMYEVMRPPMKLRNAITSRLKIMASLDISERRLPQDGRIKIKIGGGKEMDFRVSVCPTLFGEKVVMRLLDKSNLQLDMTKLGFDAQPLAWFKEAIDRPYGMVLVTGPTGSGKTTTLYSALSSLNGVDTNICTAEDPVEFNFAGINQVQMHEDIGLNFAASLRSFLRQDPDIIMIGEIRDFETAEIGVKAALTGHLVLSTLHTNDAPGTVSRLLNMGIEPFLVTASLNLILAQRLARRLCPACKKPAENVDEQALIDAGVPPDKMGTFTMYEKVGCRDCNDRGYRGRVAIYEVMPFWDGLKELVINGGSAAELKQEAIRLGMSSLRMSGLRKMMDGATTLEEVVGNTAPDRF